In Equus quagga isolate Etosha38 chromosome 14, UCLA_HA_Equagga_1.0, whole genome shotgun sequence, the genomic stretch GGGAGGCAATGTAGTAGAATAAAATGAGGCAGGCTAAGgagccagaaagacctgggttcaaatccaagctgTGCAATTTAtgggctgtgtgacctgagcAAGTCATTTAGCCACAGGCTAAGGAGTTTGGGCTTCATTCTCTTGGCAATGGAGAGCCAACCAAGGACCCCTCCCAGGTCTCTTTGAAACTTAGGCAGTGTTAGCTCTCAGCCTTGGTGACCTCAGCTCCCCCTGCCCCAAACACTGCATCTGACTCCTGCTGTGCTGCACACCCCAGCCTAGTCAGCTCTGGATCAGGTCCCAGGTTTCTGAAGCCTGAGGTGGCTTTTGCCTCTTGCTCCCAACTGCACGCCTGTcccctcctggctccctccctggCACAGACGGAGTTTTCCCTCGAGCACAGCTGGAGCAGTCCAAGGCCCTGGAGCTGCAGGGGGTGAAGGCAGCAGAGGCCGGCGACCTCAAGACAGCCCTGGAGAGGTTTGGCCAAGCCATCAACCTACTGCCTCAGAGGGCCTCAGCCTACAACAACCGAGCGCAGGCCCTGCGACTCCAGGGAGACGTGGCAGGTGAGAGGGGACGCCCTGGAACCTCTGCAGAAAGCCCTGGAGTGCACACACCAGTGATGAAGTGGTCGCGGGGCTGGAGCATGGGGTCTGGGGGAGTCACTAAACTCCTCTGGAACCTATGTTCTTACCTATACGAGATATATGATGGGCCCTGCTAATCTCTTGGGGCTACTGTGAAAGTTACAAGAGAATGCATTCCATTTATTTCcctaacaaacatttaatgagagCCTACTATTGTAGCAGTGGGCTAGATGCTGAggacacaaagagaaaagatacacTACTTATAGCAATTACTAAAttactatgtgccgggcactaAGCCCTTTACCTGTAAGACGTagtaactcatttagtcctcgcAACACCCTAGCAGGTATGTACTGTtgtctccatttacagatgaagaactgaAGCACgggggttaagtaatttgctacTCTCACACAGCTGAGCAGTGGCCAGCTGGGATATGAACCAGGTGGCAGGGCTCCAGAGTGTGTGCTCTTATCCCCCACATAATACACCTCAAAAACCTCACAGTCAAGGGAGTAGGACAGACACATAATTATGATACCAGCATAACGAGTTTGAAAGATTTCAGCATGGGATCTGTTCCTGAGGGGTgaattttgaaggatgagtaggagttagctggatggagggaagtgggagaaggCACAGCCTGGAGAGGTCCAGAAGGCATGAACAGGTAGGGAGAACTTCAGATCTGCAGGGTGGCTGGAACAGGGAGTGGCGGAAGGATGGTAAAGAGGGGCCAGATGGTGAAGAACAGGGAACCTTAGGCTGAGATCGGACTGTGTCTTGTAAACATGGGGAATCACCAAAGGGTTTTAACTGGAGAGTGACTGGATCAAACCTGCTGCATTCAGGTTACTCCGGCTGGAGTGGGCACCACGGGAAAGAGAAGGTCATGCTGTGAACCTGAGAGCAGGCTGATGTGAAGGCGTAACCACAGAAGCCTAGTCGGGCACTACTACACTGCTAGGACTCGTAGTGGTGGAGGTGCTGCTGAGGCCAGGAATGCCAGGCCCAGGAGGTTGGCCTCCATTCTGGGAACAGTGTGGAGCCCCTGGAAGCCCTTTCCAGGCTTGTCTGCCACCTGGCTCTGTCAGGGCAGTGCGGGAAAGGTCGCTAGGGACAGCCTGTAGAACAAAGCCCCAGAGAGGGTCAGAGGTGACTCCGCCTGGAGAAGGCTGTCGATCCCTCTGGACCAGCTCCCTCTGAGGGAAACAAGGAATGCTATGATCAGAGGGCTTCTCAACCGTCTGGGTGGGATGGGGAGCACAGCCCCTGCTGGGTTCCAGGgaccaaaacacaaaacaacaagaCAGGGAAGATCAGCTTTGCTCTAGGATGATGCTGGAGCTCTCCAAGCACCCTGACAGCTCTTTAGAGAACATGAGTGAATCGAAGCAGAGCCCAGAAGAAATACAGCTCGGTGGACCCTAGAGTAGATACCAGTTGGCTCCCTGAGCACGAGTTCCGAGTTCTGATGAAATCCAATTACTTtatgaggataataaaaataaaaacggTGCAAGCCAGTTCTGGCTCCAAAACCTCCTTCAAGGAAAAGCAGATACAAAATAATGAAGATCATGGagataaagaatgaagaaaggcAGTCAGTCAAGAAAACAGATGAGACAGAAGATATTCTAAAGCACATaatggaaaagaggagagaaaagccttcaaaaggaaaagaaagagaaatggattttATTGTATTCGTAAGAAATGGTAGTCCATTATAATCTTTTCGACTCTAGGATTCACAGTCACCTGGCGCATGGCAGATGCTTAATAACGTATGCGCGGAATAAACTGCCTGATACGTGCCGGGCAAGGGCCAGACTCGTGAACATTGTGACCATTCGAAATCCTCCCAGCAACCTTCATGTTTTGGTGTATCAGATGATGGAAAATAATGAGACATGGCAAGATACTGGACTTCAGTCCCAGGTCTGCCACTAAACTGGCTGCGCAACCCAGGGCAAGTCTTGCCAACTCTTCTAGgcttcatctgtataatgggaataACAATACCTACCCTACTTGGGATCAAGTGCAGGCGGGGTTCAAATGGCCAAGCCCCAGAGCCTCAAATCTGACCCCGGATTAGTGCTCCTCGAGGCTCTGACCCCGGCCCACCCATCCCGCAGGTGCCCTGGAGGACCTGGAGCGCGCCCTGGAGCTGAGCCGAGGCCGGGGCCGCGCCGCCCGCCAGAGTTTCGTGCAGCGCGGGCTCTTGGCGCGGCTGCAGGGCCGAAACGACGACGCCCGCAGGGACTTCGAGCAGGCGGCGCTGCTGGGCAGCCCCTTCGCGCGGCGCCAGCTGGTGCTGCTCAACCCCTACGCCGCGCTGTGCAACCGCATGCTGGCCGACATGATGGGGCAGCTgcgccgccccggccccggcgcTGCGCCGGCCCGCGGGCGAGGGGAGGGGTGGGCCGCGCCCCAATAAAGCCGCCTGGCTCTCACCGACTCCCGCCTGTGTCTGCGTCCGGAACCGTCCCCGCAGGTGGAGGGCACTCAGGTGTCGCCTGCGTGGGAGGCCGTCTGCGCCCGTCAGGGCGGCTGGAGGACGGGGAGGGAGCGGCGCCCACCtgccctgggggcggggcctgccggCTGTGGTCGGGCATTGATTGGCCCTGCCTGGTGCGGCCCTGGCGCCTGCGGCGGACTGCGGCGCTCATCAGGCCTGAGCAGTTGCTCCGGCGGCGCTCAGGGAGGGAGCCAGGTGAGCCGCCTGGAAGGCGGGAGCGGGGCGGGGCTGCTGCGTGACCCCCGCCTCCAGGATCCGCCTCTGCCTGAGCATCCAGAAGGGTGGCAAAGGGGGAGGCGTAGGGTGAGAGATGCATTGGGGaatggggcaggagagagagaagtctgGAGAAGGACGGTCCCTTTGGAGGAGGGGCACGTNNNNNNNNNNGGTCCCTTTGGAGGAGGGGCACGTGTaccccagtgtgtgtgtgtgtgtgtgtgtgtgtgtgcgtgcgtgcgtgcgcgcgcgcgcgcgcgcctgGTGCGGGCTGCACGGTTGCTCGTCGTTTCTTTGTATGTGAGAGTGTATGCTTGTTCGTACCCTGGAGTCAGCGCTCAGTTCTGCGCCCGCAGGGTGTACAGGTACGAGCTGGGTGGGCTTGGCTGTTTGCGTCCTTGCCTTCGCCACTGTGGGTCAGTGTACATTATGTGTTTCCGTGcatagtttcttttttgtttctggaGAGTAAATTCCGGGAGGAATTACTAAGCTTGCCTATTCCCACCTGGCTAACATCGAGGCCGGCCACCTTCtctcggcagcctggggcccACGTCAGGGCCACCATGGTGCTGCCTCCAGGCCCGGCTACGCTCCCGCACACACTGCTGCTCCTACCAGCTCTTCTGAGCTCAGGTACACCCCTGTTCATCCCTTGGCCATACATTTCTGGGTCACGTTCCCCGTTCCCCCCTCCTTGCCTGCACCTTCTTTTTGGCTACCCCCTTCAGGCCCCAGGCAGTAGAGCTGAGTTCCCCTCGCTCACCTACCCAAGGTCTTGCCAGTCCCTGCTGAGAGAACCCAGGTGCTCCCTCTTTTGGCCTGCTGCCCCTCTGTAACTGGACCTCATCCTGGTCACAGAGCACTACCAACCCATCCCCAGACGTCCCCAGAATCCTCTGCTGTGTTCCAGGTTGGGGGGAGTTGGAGCCACAAATCGATGGTCAGACCTGGGCTGAGCGGGCACTTCGGGAGAATGAACGCCACGCCTTCACCTGCCACGTGGCAGGAGGGCCTGGCACCCCCAAGTTGGCCTGGTACCTGGATGGAGAGCTGCAGGAGGCCAGCACCTCCAGACTGCTGAGTGTGGGCGGGGAGGCCTTCTCTGGAGGCACCAGCACCTTCACTGTCACTGCCCAGCGGGCCCAGCATGAGCTCAACTGCTCCCTGCAGGACCCAGGCAGTGGCCGGTCAGCCAACGCCTCCGTCATCCTCAATGTGCAATGTGAGTGCCCCTCCGGTAGGCAGGGAGAGAGGTTCTCTGCCAGGAGACCCCCGGCAGCCACTAGGCAGGTGGTCCCGTAGgacatttaacaaacacttaagccctttgcaaatattaactcattttatcctcacagtaATCCTATGAGGTAATTagtattgttattcccattttacaaacaagaaaactcaggctcagagaggttaagcaatctGCTTAAGGTCATCCAGCTGGTAagtagcagagctaggattcaaatccagattttCTGGCTCTAGTGTTTATACTCTTAATTACTACGAAATGCTGCCACTCTGGCAGACCCAGCCATCCTGTTTCCCAGTGCCCCCTTAAGGAGAGGTCCAGGTCCCTGGCTCCCTTCTGGGTTTGGGAAGAAGGGGCAAGGAGTTTGAAGGGCTGTAGGAGAGCATACTGGCCTCTGCTTTGTACCAGTTAAGCCGGAGATTGCCCAGGTCGGGGCCAAGTACCAGGAAGCTCAGGGCCCGGGCCTCCTGGTTGTCCTTTTTGCCCTGGTTCGTGCCAACCCACCTGCCAATGTGACCTGGATCGACCAGGATGGGCCGGTGACTGTCAACACCTCCGACTTCCTGGTGCTGGATGCCCAGAGCTACCCCTGGCTCACCAACCACACCGTGCAGCTGCAGCTCTGCAGCCTGGCACACAACCTCTCTGTGGTAGCCACCAACGACGTGGGTGTCACCAGTGCCTCGCTCCCGGCCCCAGGTGAGCACTGCCAGCAACGGCCCAGCAAAGCCTCCGGTGGGTGTGGGATCTCAGTACAGAAATGGCAGACTTGGTGCCCTCGGGCGAGTCTTGTGAATGAACTGTCCCCAGCCACCTTCCTAGTCAGTCAGGAATGAACTGACCACCTTGAGCAAGGAGGTCAGAGTCGTACCTGTGGCATCTCCTGATTGGGGGTCCTGCCCACTTGGAACCTAACCAGAGGACGACCTACAGGGCTCCTGGCCACCCGGGTGGAAGTGCCACTGCTGGGCATCGTTGTGGCTGGAGGGCTTGCCCTGGGCACCCTGGTGGGGTTCAGCACCTTGGTGGCCTGCCTGGTctgcaggaaagagaagaagatcAAAGGTAGGCCAAAACAgttgggggcagagggtgggggacAGTGGAGATGAGGTTGGGTTGAGCAGCAAGGGCAGTGGGCGCAGCTGGGCAGAACAAGTGGTCTCTGACAAGTGGCAGAACAGGTCTTCCCAGGAATGGCCATGGGTAAGACCAcatgcatcccacatagcagggCCGGGCGCTGGGCACCCAGTCTCTGGtcccagagccagggctgggcatTTGAGAGACCCCTGGCCTGAGGGTCCTGGGTCTGAAGGGGCACAGGGGCAGAGCCCAG encodes the following:
- the TMEM25 gene encoding transmembrane protein 25 isoform X1 codes for the protein MVLPPGPATLPHTLLLLPALLSSGWGELEPQIDGQTWAERALRENERHAFTCHVAGGPGTPKLAWYLDGELQEASTSRLLSVGGEAFSGGTSTFTVTAQRAQHELNCSLQDPGSGRSANASVILNVQFKPEIAQVGAKYQEAQGPGLLVVLFALVRANPPANVTWIDQDGPVTVNTSDFLVLDAQSYPWLTNHTVQLQLCSLAHNLSVVATNDVGVTSASLPAPGLLATRVEVPLLGIVVAGGLALGTLVGFSTLVACLVCRKEKKIKGSSRRPSLVSRAYPRLCPPCSDSNNLKLNNVRLPRENMSLPSNLQLNDLTPESRAGKPADRQMAQNNSRPELVDSEPGGLLTSRGFIRLPMLGYIYRVSSVSSDEIWL
- the TMEM25 gene encoding transmembrane protein 25 isoform X3, translated to MLVRTLESALSSAPAGCTGWGELEPQIDGQTWAERALRENERHAFTCHVAGGPGTPKLAWYLDGELQEASTSRLLSVGGEAFSGGTSTFTVTAQRAQHELNCSLQDPGSGRSANASVILNVQFKPEIAQVGAKYQEAQGPGLLVVLFALVRANPPANVTWIDQDGPVTVNTSDFLVLDAQSYPWLTNHTVQLQLCSLAHNLSVVATNDVGVTSASLPAPGLLATRVEVPLLGIVVAGGLALGTLVGFSTLVACLVCRKEKKIKGSSRRPSLVSRAYPRLCPPCSDSNNLKLNNVRLPRENMSLPSNLQLNDLTPESRAGKPADRQMAQNNSRPELVDSEPGGLLTSRGFIRLPMLGYIYRVSSVSSDEIWL
- the TMEM25 gene encoding transmembrane protein 25 isoform X2, with translation MVLPPGPATLPHTLLLLPALLSSGWGELEPQIDGQTWAERALRENERHAFTCHVAGGPGTPKLAWYLDGELQEASTSRLLSVGGEAFSGGTSTFTVTAQRAQHELNCSLQDPGSGRSANASVILNVQFKPEIAQVGAKYQEAQGPGLLVVLFALVRANPPANVTWIDQDGPVTVNTSDFLVLDAQSYPWLTNHTVQLQLCSLAHNLSVVATNDVGVTSASLPAPGLLATRVEVPLLGIVVAGGLALGTLVGFSTLVACLVCRKEKKIKGSSRRPSLVSRAYPRLCPPCSDSNNLKLNNVRLPRENMSLPSNLQLNDLTPESRGKPADRQMAQNNSRPELVDSEPGGLLTSRGFIRLPMLGYIYRVSSVSSDEIWL
- the TMEM25 gene encoding transmembrane protein 25 isoform X4; the encoded protein is MVLPPGPATLPHTLLLLPALLSSGWGELEPQIDGQTWAERALRENERHAFTCHVAGGPGTPKLAWYLDGELQEASTSRLLSVGGEAFSGGTSTFTVTAQRAQHELNCSLQDPGSGRSANASVILNVQFKPEIAQVGAKYQEAQGPGLLVVLFALVRANPPANVTWIDQDGPVTVNTSDFLVLDAQSYPWLTNHTVQLQLCSLAHNLSVVATNDVGVTSASLPAPGLLATRVEVPLLGIVVAGGLALGTLVGFSTLVACLVCRKEKKIKGSSRRPSLVSSDSNNLKLNNVRLPRENMSLPSNLQLNDLTPESRAGKPADRQMAQNNSRPELVDSEPGGLLTSRGFIRLPMLGYIYRVSSVSSDEIWL
- the TMEM25 gene encoding transmembrane protein 25 isoform X5 → MVLPPGPATLPHTLLLLPALLSSGWGELEPQIDGQTWAERALRENERHAFTCHVAGGPGTPKLAWYLDGELQEASTSRLLSVGGEAFSGGTSTFTVTAQRAQHELNCSLQDPGSGRSANASVILNVQFKPEIAQVGAKYQEAQGPGLLVVLFALVRANPPANVTWIDQDGPVTVNTSDFLVLDAQSYPWLTNHTVQLQLCSLAHNLSVVATNDVGVTSASLPAPGLLATRVEVPLLGIVVAGGLALGTLVGFSTLVACLVCRKEKKIKGSSRRPSLVSSDSNNLKLNNVRLPRENMSLPSNLQLNDLTPESRGKPADRQMAQNNSRPELVDSEPGGLLTSRGFIRLPMLGYIYRVSSVSSDEIWL
- the TTC36 gene encoding tetratricopeptide repeat protein 36, producing the protein MGTPKDQAVLQAIFNPDTPFGDVIGLDLGEEADKEEADEDGVFPRAQLEQSKALELQGVKAAEAGDLKTALERFGQAINLLPQRASAYNNRAQALRLQGDVAGALEDLERALELSRGRGRAARQSFVQRGLLARLQGRNDDARRDFEQAALLGSPFARRQLVLLNPYAALCNRMLADMMGQLRRPGPGAAPARGRGEGWAAPQ